From the Calliopsis andreniformis isolate RMS-2024a chromosome 4, iyCalAndr_principal, whole genome shotgun sequence genome, one window contains:
- the LOC143178519 gene encoding uncharacterized protein LOC143178519, with the protein MKSRWQIPEKNQPNGRCIHLFRERERFSPSDSPASRMMAIKLTVSRSGFFLDLLKITAPLRSSVSRVLRFAKKQSKVRVQVDSSERKMPFVVPSFLWALSVSALAVSIAAQDAKTVLFPAPGNGSLESVGRFEPALPPEMTRPPEPLARPFTLPANQYLPANNFIAPQRTFVHHRSDSLPPYVYEHPGFGYPVAHSIDHSVGPSSKQLVIVSFIGLLLLFAIIQNTIAAVKRRDIGSDVLSAREKRDIYASYDFNSVTPEQEDVLNEDARVRCIQKTVCLENRKLLKAFGAAGKILAKHLTQSVTKSLKSSGWDRLVQDAGEAGIRDEDCDVLYRDCEELKDRGEAKAS; encoded by the exons ATGAAATCGCGATGGCAAATACCGGAGAAGAATCAACCTAACGGCCGCTGTATTCACCTCTTCAGGGAGCGAGAGCGGTTTTCACCAAGCGACAGTCCAGCGAGTCGAATGATGGCG ATCAAATTGACAGTGTCACGAAGTGGCTTTTTCCTCGATCTCCTTAAGATCACGGCTCCCCTACGATCTTCCGTCAGTCGCGTACTACGATTCGCCAAGAAACAAAGCAAAGTGCGGGTGCAAGTCGATTCCAGTGAAAGAAAGATGCCCTTTGTCGTTCCTTCCTTTCTATGGGCTCTTTCTGTAAGCGCACTCGCAGTTTCGATCGCTGCTCAGGATGCAAAAACAGTGCTGTTCCCTGCCCCAGGAAATGGCTCTTTGGAATCTGTGGGCAGATTCGAGCCTGCCCTTCCGCCGGAAATGACGAGACCGCCTGAGCCCCTCGCCAGGCCTTTCACTCTGCCCGCGAATCAGTATCTTCCTGCTAACAATTTCATCG CCCCTCAGAGGACCTTCGTCCATCACAGGAGCGACAGTCTGCCACCATATGTATACGAGCATCCAGGTTTTGGATATCCAGTCGCGCACTCCATTGATCATTCGGTTGGACCTTCGTCAAAGCAGCTCGTGATCGTTAGCTTCATCGGTCTCCTGCTGCTCTTCGCTATAATACAGAACACGATCGCTGCTGTCAAGCGGAGGGACATTGGGTCGGATGTCCTGTCGGCCAGGGAGAAGAGAGACATTTATGCTTCTTATGACTTCAATTCTGTG ACCCCCGAGCAAGAGGACGTTCTCAACGAGGATGCCAGGGTGCGCTGTATTCAGAAAACAGTCTGCCTGGAGAATCGAAAGCTTCTGAAAGCCTTTGGCGCCGCTGGGAAAATCCTAGCGAAGCACTTGAC GCAAAGTGTAACGAAATCTCTGAAATCTTCCGGCTGGGATCGTCTGGTGCAGGATGCAGGAGAGGCTGGGATTCGTGACGAAGATTGCGACGTATTGTACAGGGACTGCGAAGAGCTGAAGGATCGTGGAGAGGCGAAGGCGTCGTAG